GCAACTTTAGCTCTTCTAGGAGCTATAGTTTTCATATGTAAAGATTACATTAAAGTGCTGCTCTTCTGGATAGAACATCAGAATACTTGGATTATTACAGTTATATTCGTTGCACTATTCACAGTGGTTTCTTTTCCCATTGTAATTGGATATTTATTCCTCATTGTTGCCAGTGGTTATCTTTTTGGTATCGTGCGAGGAATAATGATGGTTGTTCTTTCTGCAAATTTGGGTATTGCTATAGCACACATTACTTTGGGTGCTTTCTCTTCTAGACTGCCAATTGGAGCATTATTACAAAGTGATACTGCAAGAGCAATACTTAGAGTAATTTCAGGTCCACAAGCTTTTAAAGTTGTACTATTTGCAAGATTAACACCAATACCTTTTGGCCTACAAAATACAATCTTTgctgtatgtattataataatctacatatctttcttatatgttgtatatataatatttaaatatatttattacatgaTACAGGTTAGCAACATAACTGGTATTCGCTACCATGTAGCTAGTGCATTGGGTTTATTACCAGCTCAActtattaatgtttatttagGTAGCAGTTTAAGATCAATGCAAGATGTACTAGAAGATAGATCAACAGCAGCAACTGgttatattgttttttgtttccaGGTAACTCATCttttagaattaatttattaactaaataagattatacagtcataaaaatataagaggaTTACtgaatataatagaaataataatttctcctTTTGATACAGATATTAGTAGGTGTATCTCTTATGGTATATGTTGTACAAAAAGCACGCAGAGAACTACAGTTGGCCCTATTGGAAGCTGATCTTGCATCAATGACTGATACACCTCACTATTTGTTAGATATTATGCCAGATTCTAAAATGACTTTAACAAATTTCATTGCTTGATAGTTCCATTATAACTAATCCCAACTAACTATATGATAAGtatattttaagtaataaACGAGAATACGTTAATTCTTTGCACTCTGTAGTCTTTTATTCTTACTAAGAATAAGTGCACTATAGAATacttatattaatgtatagaGTATAAggaattaatatcttttctatgAGAATAGTAGAACcatctatatatgtgttaacttttttttctactattcTCTTATCTATTATGTTCTGAAAGCATTTGCAAGgatttttatagaaacatatatatatgtatatatatatatatatatatatatatatatatatatatatataagcttccaaaaatgtataaattagtTCTACCACCtgatttaatattcttattatttatttttctatttaactttggaataatattatatgataatatactataatttttttttctttcaactaaGACTTTAAACTCCATTTTTTGGAATACTCcaacaatatattattgttattatatcatCTTAGTTTGATCAGTTagtattacttaaaaaaaagttattacagTCTAAACAAGTGATTCCTTatgaaagaaacatatattttgtatatcatatgtttataatcttttttttaagtattgattatatatttcatatatgtaaGATGATATTAGCATTCTTAATAGTTCTTTAAAGTTTgttgtaataataatccttATGAAAACATTATCAAATAATCCAAAGAATATTACATGCAATagctttcaaatatttttgagGATACATAAGTTGGAAggattattcatatttttagaataataataaaacctTTACCGTTAGTAACATTAACATTACAATGGAAATGATTCTAAAAGTATGgcatttttttatgatatagattttaatttattatcacagAAACCATGATTTATTGTACAATATATTTGAAACGATTCTCGTGccaaattgtatattattttgcaatatttcgaaatatttacgcaggaattgttatataattcagttaatatttattaatgcatttgtaatattatttaatatattttattacaaccTCTTTATGTACATGAGTAATTTCATATGGAACTTAATGTAACATAAAaagtcatatatataattaatcgatacataatttataaataaatgatgtaaaaattttgtatttaagtCATATAAAGTTTCAAgttgaaaatatcaatttgttttcatttacaactgtatatgtgtatatatattaattattacaatactatatatttgtatcttgttatattataaatgcatATTCTATGCAATAATCAACTTgctatttgtaaaaatttgaaaaaagaaagaaattagtaCTTATTAACcactaatatttatattttattgatcaaCTAATgttattcaaaataaattatgaaacaaatttgacaaaattaagattattaatacttttctaGGTTATAATGGTTTACACCAAGAGTGAATTCAGACGTAATTCTTGACCAATTTTGATGAACGAGATCTCATTTTAAAATCggaaatttaattcaatttaataaactaggagataattttttcgaattcttaacaaaagtaaaaagaaattatacgcTAGATTATACTTCTACAAAGATAGATGAATGGAAGAATGTTTatgaattatatgaaatttttatatttcttgtttcttatgAACTATTTGTACAAatagatattagatattagatattaataaatcttgcttgtgataaaatataacatagaTTATAGTAAAAatgctagaaaaaaaaaatagttgtaGGATATcttgaattttgaaatatgtGGATATGATAgcaaaaattatgtataacgCGTTAAGAGCAATGCgatatttaacgaaatatactattgtttaaatattatctccTCGTACTCCTAGTATATtgtacattatttaaataattataaaatatcgaatctATAAAATGATCAAATATAATCGTACGGAAAGAGAGTATTCTGATCTTTAGTCGTCAAAgtacgaaagaaaactaaCGTGATAACTCGATAGGTTAATCCAATGATATTTCTTGTTGACATTAACGAGCGACAAAGcctgaaagaaatttattatatatacaacgcGTCTTAAGAGCTCTATATGGCCTTCACCAAAATATTATTACCTAAATATTATGTTATCGCATTTCGTGTATGTTGTACcttgtttatataattataaaatggtCGAAtctataaaatgattaaatgaaGTTGTATGGAAAGAGAGTATTTCGATCTGTAATCCTtgaaacacgaaaaaaaaCTAATGTGAAAATTCGCAAAGGTTAATCTAATGTTCCTTCTTGTCGAAATTAGTTGAGCGATGAAGGCTGAAAGAAagttatattatgtataacgTCTCTTAAAAGCTATGCGGTATTAGACGGAatatactattgtttaaatattatcttctcATGCTTTGagtatatcgtatattatttaaataattataaaattatcgaaccTATAAGATGATTAAATGTAGTTGTACGGAAAGAAAGTATTTCGATCTTTACGGCTCGGAgtacgaaagaaaactaatgTGATAACTCGCGAGGTTAATctaatgtttatttttgtttacagTAGACGAGCGACAAAGgctgaaaaaaattatattatgtataacgTCTCTTAAAAGCTATGTGGTATTAGACGGAATATACTattgttgaaatattatcttctCATGCTCCGagtatatcgtatattatttaaataatNNNNNNNNNNNNNNNNNNNNNNNNNNNNNNNNNNNNNNNNNNNNNNNNNNNNNNNNNNNNNNNNNNNNNNNNNNNNNNNNNNNNNNNNNNNNNNNNNNNNAGactgaaagaaatttattatatatacaacggGTCTTAAGAGCTATATGGCCTTTACCGAAATATACTATTACCTAAATATTACGTTATTGTATTTCGTGTATATTGTaccttatttatataattataaaatcgtcGGATCTATAAGATGACTAAATGAAGTTGTATGGAAAGAGAGTATTTCAATCTGTAATCCTTGAAGTACGAAAAAAAACTAACGTAATAATTAACTCGTTCAATCTAATGTTCCTTGTTGTTTACATTAAACGagcaacgaaaaaaattattatttaaataattatacaattttcaaaaatatgaatttttaagttTACACGCTTAGAAAGATAGAGCTTCGATGTTAACTCGTCGGAGTGTGAAAGAAAACTGAGGCGCAAATCATCGAAGTCGCTCAATAGTTCGAATTTGTTGACATTACGCTTAGCTACAACTACAAAatgtaaaagtattaaaatgttaaaataaaattattttatatttaacgcaCCTTCcaaagtatgtatgtaatttttaagcgaatgtataattgtttaaatattagtttattgtATTGTATGTACATCATGTATtgtttaaatgaatatataaaaatcgaaagtaTGGGTTATTATTTAAGCTTACCCGTATGgaaagaaacaatttcgaTGTTTACTCCTTGAAATgcgaaagaaaactaattcaATGACTGCCGAAGTGTAAAAAATTTCTGCAGTCGGTAATAGCAGATATCTATTTTACTGACAGTATGTTTACATGagattttttatgattattatttttcttggtTATTGTATtgtagaaaattcttttatcgacGGAGGGTAAtacaaatttctctttcattatcaattatatacaattgaTTCGccatatatatcgttattataaaaaaaagaattgattgaatatatttatttttattatatatctattaattctGTCACTCATATGTGTTTTGATCttgaatattatatcatatacatatatacaatcgTCTATGAAagtatcaaattaattttttttgtactttaaATTATCATAAGGTGGGGagatcaatataattttataagtatcaataat
This genomic interval from Vespula pensylvanica isolate Volc-1 chromosome 8, ASM1446617v1, whole genome shotgun sequence contains the following:
- the LOC122631214 gene encoding transmembrane protein 64 codes for the protein MDIIDIEHVETCVHSSKHPTSIHCNCISSNSVCYVAITIATLALLGAIVFICKDYIKVLLFWIEHQNTWIITVIFVALFTVVSFPIVIGYLFLIVASGYLFGIVRGIMMVVLSANLGIAIAHITLGAFSSRLPIGALLQSDTARAILRVISGPQAFKVVLFARLTPIPFGLQNTIFAVSNITGIRYHVASALGLLPAQLINVYLGSSLRSMQDVLEDRSTAATGYIVFCFQILVGVSLMVYVVQKARRELQLALLEADLASMTDTPHYLLDIMPDSKMTLTNFIA